In Glycine max cultivar Williams 82 chromosome 7, Glycine_max_v4.0, whole genome shotgun sequence, a single window of DNA contains:
- the LOC100776238 gene encoding uncharacterized protein LOC100776238 (The RefSeq protein has 1 substitution compared to this genomic sequence) translates to MADQSPKPETFELNNGSMQVLLSNLGCTIISLSVPGKDGLLSDIVLGLESVESYQKGLAPYFGCIVGRVANRIKDGKFTLDGIQYSLPINKPPNSLHGGNVGFDKKVWEVVEYKKGNTPSITFRCHSHDGEEGYPGDVTVTATYTLTSSTTLRLGMEGVPKDKPTIVNLAQHTYWNLAGHNSGNILDHSIQLWANHITPVDENTVPTGKIMPVKGTPFDFTSENRIGNTISQVGLGYDHNYVLDCGEEKEGLRHAAKVRDPSSSRVLNLWTNAPGVQFYTANYVNGVQGKGGAIYGKHAGLCLETQGFPNAINQPNFPSVVVRPGEKYQHTMLFEFSLE, encoded by the exons ATGGCGGATCAGAGCCCCAAACCAGAGACCTTCGAACTCAACAATGGCAGCATGCAAGTCCTCCTCAGCAATCTCGGCTGCACCATCATCTCCTTATCCGTACCCGGAAAAGATG GATTGTTATCCGACATCGTTCTTGGCCTAGAATCTGTTGAATCCTATCAG AAAGGTCTCGCTCCTTATTTTGGTTGCATTGTGGGCAGGGTTGCAAACCGAATTAAGGATGGCAAGTTTACACTTGACGGGATTCAATACTCTTTGCCAATCAACAAACCCCCAAACAGTCTCCATG GTGGAAATGTTGGGTTTGATAAGAAGGTATGGGAGGTAGttgaatataaaaaaggaaataccCCCTCAATCACTTTTAGGTGCCACAGTCATGATGGAGAGGAAG GTTATCCTGGGGATGTCACCGTTACTGCAACTTACACGCTCACCTCAAGCACAACTCTGAGGCTTGACATGGAAGGTGTGCCGAAGGACAAGCCCACCATAGTTAACTTAGCTCAGCATACCTACTGGAACTTAGCTGGTCACAACTCAGGGAATATACTTGACCATTCAATTCAGCTATGGGCTAATCATATCACTCCTGTCGACGAGAATACAGTGCCAACCGGTAAAATCATGCCAGTGAAGGGTACCCCTTTTGATTTTACGTCTGAGAATAGAATAGGCAACACCATTAGTCAGGTTGGACTGGGATATGACCACAATTATGTGCTTGATTGTGGGGAAGAGAAAGAGGGTTTGAGACACGCTGCAAAAGTGAGGGATCCATCAAGTTCAAGAGTACTTAACTTGTGGACAAATGCTCCTGGTGTCCAATTTTACACTGCAAACTATGTTAATGGTGTTCAAGGAAAAGGAGGTGCTATATATGGAAAGCATGCCGGGTTATGTCTGGAGACACAAGGATTCCCTAATGCCATAAACCAGCCAAATTTTCCATCTGTTGTGGTTCGTCCGGGTGAGAAGTATCAACATACCATGTTGTTTGAGTTTTCCCTTGAGTGA
- the LOC100776238 gene encoding uncharacterized protein isoform X1 has product MAACKSSSAISAAPSSPYPYPEKMVLFRFIFISIQCYLLIYDMLSLFFQGLLSDIVLGLESVESYQKGLAPYFGCIVGRVANRIKDGKFTLDGIQYSLPINKPPNSLHGGNVGFDKKVWEVVEYKKGNTPSITFRCHSHDGEEGYPGDVTVTATYTLTSSTTLRLDMEGVPKDKPTIVNLAQHTYWNLAGHNSGNILDHSIQLWANHITPVDENTVPTGKIMPVKGTPFDFTSENRIGNTISQVGLGYDHNYVLDCGEEKEGLRHAAKVRDPSSSRVLNLWTNAPGVQFYTANYVNGVQGKGGAIYGKHAGLCLETQGFPNAINQPNFPSVVVRPGEKYQHTMLFEFSLE; this is encoded by the exons ATGGCAGCATGCAAGTCCTCCTCAGCAATCTCGGCTGCACCATCATCTCCTTATCCGTACCCGGAAAAGATGGTCCTTTTccgtttcattttcatttccattCAGTGCTATTTGCTGATTTATGACATGCTCTCCCTGTTTTTTCAAGGATTGTTATCCGACATCGTTCTTGGCCTAGAATCTGTTGAATCCTATCAG AAAGGTCTCGCTCCTTATTTTGGTTGCATTGTGGGCAGGGTTGCAAACCGAATTAAGGATGGCAAGTTTACACTTGACGGGATTCAATACTCTTTGCCAATCAACAAACCCCCAAACAGTCTCCATG GTGGAAATGTTGGGTTTGATAAGAAGGTATGGGAGGTAGttgaatataaaaaaggaaataccCCCTCAATCACTTTTAGGTGCCACAGTCATGATGGAGAGGAAG GTTATCCTGGGGATGTCACCGTTACTGCAACTTACACGCTCACCTCAAGCACAACTCTGAGGCTTGACATGGAAGGTGTGCCGAAGGACAAGCCCACCATAGTTAACTTAGCTCAGCATACCTACTGGAACTTAGCTGGTCACAACTCAGGGAATATACTTGACCATTCAATTCAGCTATGGGCTAATCATATCACTCCTGTCGACGAGAATACAGTGCCAACCGGTAAAATCATGCCAGTGAAGGGTACCCCTTTTGATTTTACGTCTGAGAATAGAATAGGCAACACCATTAGTCAGGTTGGACTGGGATATGACCACAATTATGTGCTTGATTGTGGGGAAGAGAAAGAGGGTTTGAGACACGCTGCAAAAGTGAGGGATCCATCAAGTTCAAGAGTACTTAACTTGTGGACAAATGCTCCTGGTGTCCAATTTTACACTGCAAACTATGTTAATGGTGTTCAAGGAAAAGGAGGTGCTATATATGGAAAGCATGCCGGGTTATGTCTGGAGACACAAGGATTCCCTAATGCCATAAACCAGCCAAATTTTCCATCTGTTGTGGTTCGTCCGGGTGAGAAGTATCAACATACCATGTTGTTTGAGTTTTCCCTTGAGTGA
- the LOC100820593 gene encoding vacuolar protein sorting-associated protein 26C isoform X1, with protein MSVELKLSRSNRIYRPSEALEGKIIVKTQSSISHYGIRLTVKGSVNLQVRGGSAGVVESFYGVIKPIPIVNRTIEVKSSGKIGSGTSEIPFSVNLRQRDENLERFYETFHGANISIQYLATVDISRGYLHKSLSATMEFIVESDKENSADLQQQPLSPEMAIFYITQDTQRHPLLPELKSGGFRVTGKISTQCSLSGPISGELTVETSAVPIHSIDIQLFRVESVLLGEKIVTETSLVQTTQIADGDVCHNLTLPIYVILPRLLTCPTTLAGPFSVEFKVAIVISFQSELSKLHKKSDAKTPRLWLAMETLLLELVRTK; from the exons ATGTCCGTTGAACTCAAGCTCTCTCGTTCCAATCGTATCTATCGCCCTTCG GAAGCTCTGGAAGGCAAAATCATTGTCAAAACTCAGTCTTCAATTTCCCACTATGGAATTCGCCTTACTGTCAAAGGATCCGTTAACTTGCAG GTTCGTGGAGGATCAGCTGGGGTTGTTGAGTCATTCTATGGTGTTATTAAGCCCATCCCAATTGT GAATAGGACCATTGAGGTTAAATCTTCTGGAAAGATTGGTTCGGGTACATCGGAG ATACCATTCTCAGTGAATCTTAGACAGCGGGATGAAAATTTAGAAAGATTTTATGAGACTTTCCATGGTGCAAATATTAGTATCCAG TATTTGGCAACTGTAGATATATCTCGTGGATACTTGCATAAATCATTATCAGCAACAATGGAGTTCATTGTTGAAAGTGATAAAG aaaattCAGCTGATCTTCAACAACAACCACTTTCTCCAGAGATGGCAATCTTTTACATTACCCAAGACACTCAAAGGCATCCTCTACTTCCTGAATTAAAATCTG GTGGATTTCGGGTGACAGGAAAAATCTCTACTCAATGTTCTTTGTCTGGTCCTATTAGTGGTGAGTTAACTGTAGAAACATCTGCAGTTCCAATTCATTCTATTGACATTCAGTTGTTTCGAGTTGAGTCCGTTCTTCTTGGGGAGAAAATTGTGACCGAAACCTCTCTGGTCCAAACAACACAG ATAGCAGATGGAGATGTGTGCCATAATTTGACGCTGCCTATTTATGTAATACTACCACGCCTTTTGACCTGTCCAACAACCTTAGCTGG TCCCTTCTCAGTTGAGTTCAAAGTTGCCATCGTTATAAGCTTTCAGTCAGAGCTAAGTAAACTGCACAAAAAATCTGACGCCAAAACTCCGAGACTATGG CTGGCAATGGAAACATTACTGCTTGAGTTGGTTCGGACAAAGTAA
- the LOC100820593 gene encoding vacuolar protein sorting-associated protein 26C isoform X2 — MSVELKLSRSNRIYRPSEALEGKIIVKTQSSISHYGIRLTVKGSVNLQVRGGSAGVVESFYGVIKPIPIVNRTIEVKSSGKIGSGTSEIPFSVNLRQRDENLERFYETFHGANISIQIYLVDTCINHYQQQWSSLLKVIKKIQLIFNNNHFLQRWQSFTLPKTLKGGFRVTGKISTQCSLSGPISGELTVETSAVPIHSIDIQLFRVESVLLGEKIVTETSLVQTTQIADGDVCHNLTLPIYVILPRLLTCPTTLAGPFSVEFKVAIVISFQSELSKLHKKSDAKTPRLWLAMETLLLELVRTK, encoded by the exons ATGTCCGTTGAACTCAAGCTCTCTCGTTCCAATCGTATCTATCGCCCTTCG GAAGCTCTGGAAGGCAAAATCATTGTCAAAACTCAGTCTTCAATTTCCCACTATGGAATTCGCCTTACTGTCAAAGGATCCGTTAACTTGCAG GTTCGTGGAGGATCAGCTGGGGTTGTTGAGTCATTCTATGGTGTTATTAAGCCCATCCCAATTGT GAATAGGACCATTGAGGTTAAATCTTCTGGAAAGATTGGTTCGGGTACATCGGAG ATACCATTCTCAGTGAATCTTAGACAGCGGGATGAAAATTTAGAAAGATTTTATGAGACTTTCCATGGTGCAAATATTAGTATCCAG ATATATCTCGTGGATACTTGCATAAATCATTATCAGCAACAATGGAGTTCATTGTTGAAAGTGATAAAG aaaattCAGCTGATCTTCAACAACAACCACTTTCTCCAGAGATGGCAATCTTTTACATTACCCAAGACACTCAAAG GTGGATTTCGGGTGACAGGAAAAATCTCTACTCAATGTTCTTTGTCTGGTCCTATTAGTGGTGAGTTAACTGTAGAAACATCTGCAGTTCCAATTCATTCTATTGACATTCAGTTGTTTCGAGTTGAGTCCGTTCTTCTTGGGGAGAAAATTGTGACCGAAACCTCTCTGGTCCAAACAACACAG ATAGCAGATGGAGATGTGTGCCATAATTTGACGCTGCCTATTTATGTAATACTACCACGCCTTTTGACCTGTCCAACAACCTTAGCTGG TCCCTTCTCAGTTGAGTTCAAAGTTGCCATCGTTATAAGCTTTCAGTCAGAGCTAAGTAAACTGCACAAAAAATCTGACGCCAAAACTCCGAGACTATGG CTGGCAATGGAAACATTACTGCTTGAGTTGGTTCGGACAAAGTAA